In Mercenaria mercenaria strain notata chromosome 14, MADL_Memer_1, whole genome shotgun sequence, the following are encoded in one genomic region:
- the LOC123527468 gene encoding uncharacterized protein LOC123527468 — translation MLTESRKMFIISLLALGVLAGISDGQPVSNCTDLDTNACILFHKAKPNLCSIQTYSADSCKRFCGNCPLQCYMCPTPVLDPNDCNTTTSCATGEKCLTKHLMAPDGHHEYIMTCGSADICQGTSLGFQSSVIGKRAMADEPDNNSHQRYERDILISCCDTDFCNMPTTATTYIPTPPASSMPTTPTTYLTPPGSLPNGCNRDIVFVLDSSGSVGSSNFGRVLNFVKDIVRQLNIGPTKAQVAMATFSSQTTVNWYLNRHTSKQDLLTAVGNVSYHSGGTQTSNALKTIREKVFTQAHGDRQLAKNLSLF, via the exons ATGTTGACGGAatcaagaaaaatgtttataatttcatTGCTAGCTCTAG GCGTATTAGCGGGAATATCTGATGGCCAGCCAGTAAGCAATTGCACCGATCTTGATACCAACGCCTGCATACTGTTCCATAAAGCAAAACCTAACTTGTGCTCGATCCAAACTTACTCAGCTGACTCATGCAAGAGATTCTGTGGCAACTGTC CTCTACAATGTTATATGTGTCCAACACCTGTTCTTGATCCTAACGACTGTAATACGACAACATCTTGTGCCACTGGAGAG AAATGTTTGACAAAACATTTGATGGCACCAGATGGACACCACGAGTACATCATGACGTGTGGATCTGCGGAT ATTTGTCAAGGAACTTCACTAGGATTTCAAAGTAGTGTTATCGGCAAACGAGCGATGGCTGATGAACCTGATAACAATTCACATCAACGATATGAACGGGACATATTAATATCTTGTTGCGATACTGATTTCTGCAACATGCCGACGACGGCAACAACATATATCCCAACTCCGCCCGCATCTAGCATGCCGACGACGCCAACAACATATCTAACTCCGCCCGGATCTCTCCCTAATG GTTGTAATCGTGACATTGTGTTTGTTTTGGATTCCTCCGGCAGCGTTGGTTCCTCGAACTTCGGGCGTGTCCTTAACTTCGTGAAGGATATCGTGCGCCAACTTAATATTGGACCAACAAAGGCACAAGTCGCCATGGCTACATTCAGCTCTCAAACAAct GTAAACTGGTATCTGAACAGACATACGTCTAAACAGGACTTGTTAACTGCAGTGGGCAATGTCTCATACCATTCGGGCGGAACACAAACAAGCAATGCGCTGAAAACTATACGCGAAAAAGTATTCACTCAGGCGCATGGGGACAGGCAATTGGCTAAGAATTTGTCATTGTTCTAA